CTGGTAAACGTAGAGAACATCGCTAGGTTGGTGATATTTTGTGATATACTGAAGAACGGGTCTAATTTCTTCTCTGTGAGTGGGAATTAAGCTGTAATAGACAATATTACCGACCGGAATTCCTAACAGCGCAATTAAGAATACTGTGCCAATCTTTTGACGAGCATTGCGTTGAAGAGATTGCCACAATTGACCCGCCCCTTCAGCCATAATTAGAATTGCAAAGGGCGTTAGAAACAGGATTAAGCGGTTGGCAAAGGGATATTTTTCTAAGCTAGCAGCTAGCAGCGTTACCAGAAAAGGCGAAGCCAGGATCAGCAAGATGGATTTGTGTCGAGAAAATCCCGCAACGCATCCTAAAATAAAGGTAAATAGACCAAATCCAACTAAAGGCTCTTCAAATCCTAGGGGTTTATGAAAGAATAAAAGAAACGTTTCAAACACCCAGCCGATATCGAAATATTCTTCAGGGAATCCTCTTTTATTGCGCCAAGACTCGATTAAAACCTCTTGACTGCTGAGGTCATTTAGTGAGAACCAATAAAAGGCAAGAAAACTCAAGAGCCAAAGGCTATAAATCAAAAAAAGCTGAGAAGAAATGACAGGTTTTCGCTGCCTAAAATTGAGATAAAGACAGCTTAAACTTACCCCACCTAAAACAAAGATGGCAGGATGGGCGCACCAGATGAAAATTGCTCCTAAAATCCCATAGAGGAAGGCATTTTTGAGGGAGCAGGAACGCTGATGCGATCGCAATGCCAAGCCCAAAGCTAAAAGCGCGATCGCCACATCGCTTGAATATTGCTTAACTTCTGTACTAAAATAGATTAAATGGGGTAATCCTGCCATTAACGCCGCCGCAATAGGAACTGCCGCCGGAACTAACCATTGTTTCGCAAACCTCAGCACCAAAACCAGCGCCACAATACTAGAAACAAAGGGCAAAAGCCGCAAAGCATATTCATTTTCCCCCAATAGCTGAGTGGCTAGTTTTTCAATCAACAAAAAGCCAATCGGTGCCCCTTGTTCGTAATCTAGCGGCTGAAACAATTCCCCGTAGGAACGATTGACAATATTTAACGCTAAAACGGCCTCATCTGCCCAAAGCGAACGATTGCTAAAATACTGAACCGAACGCGCCAAAATCCCCAAACTAATAATCGTCCACGGGAGTCGCTGAACGCTCAATAATTCAGTAAAAGCCGATAGAACCTGGTCGGGAACAAAATGCCTGAAGCTAGCCTTCATAGAGTTGGGAGCTGCTTGTACTAACAATTAGCAAACAATGCTTTGATAGTATAGTGGAGTTTGCGAAAAATCGAGCCACCCAAAACGTGACTTTATAGTTGCGTAGTCGCGTAGGTTGGGTTGAGGTACGAAACCCAACAGAACCCTATCTGCTACGACTTAACCTTATAGACTTTCAGGATCAATCCCTAACTCCCTCAACTTCGCCGCCAGTCGTTCGCGCTGCTGTCGTTCAACTTCCATTTGCTGTTCAACGACTTGGCGCTGCTGTCGTTCAACTTCCATTTGCTGTTCAACGACTTGGCGCTGCTGGCGTTCCATCTGGGCTATTTCCTCAGCCCTTAAATAGCGCTGTCCGGCTTGGTCGTACCAATACAGCACCTCTCGTTGTACTGTACCCGATATATACTCACCCCGTCCAATCCCTAACCCAACTTCTGGCATCCAGAACGGTTCGCCAATGCGCTGCTGATACTCGCCGTTGCTGAGTTGATAGACTTCAAAGGGCTGATGACGGTCTCGCTGCCAATAGTACGGGTTATAAATGACGTAGTAGAGAACCCCCAACTGCGCGTAGATTTGCAACTTTTGATCGTACTCATCCCCCGGCGTTTTAGACACCACCTCTAAGACAAACTGAGGAACAATATTCTCCTCCCATACCGCATAGCTGAGGCGAGACTTGTTTCCCTTGCGGCGCTGTACCCCCAAACTCAAAAAGCCATCGGGAATCACCGGGACGAGATGACTGACGCCAGTGGTATGGTAGACTCCCATATCCACGCCAAAAAACCAATCATTGCGCGTCGCCCAAATCGATTCGAGGAGAAACAACAAGAGATTGGGGATAAAATTTTGATCTTCATTATCCACTGGCGTATCGTCCGAACAGGGGAGATCCTGAGTGCTTGGTAGGGTAAGACGAGGATCGAATTTTACCATGAGTCAGTTTTCTCTCCAGCCAAGAGATGCAGTCTCTCCTATTCTAAATTCAAGGTAACGTCAAAATTTCCACCCCGGATTCTGTCACCGCTACAGTATGCTCAAACTGGGCTGAAAGTTTGCCATCCTGAGTCACTACTGTCCAACCATCCCGGAGAAACTTCAAATCGTAGCGCCCCTGATTAATCATCGGTTCTACGGTAAATACCATGCCCGGACGTAACTTTAAACCCGTCCCGCGCTTACCATAATGGGGAATTTGGGGTTCTGTATGAAACTGTCGCCCTACCCCATGTCCAACCATATCGCGCACCACCGAAAATCCTTGGGCTTCTGCATATTCCTGAATGGCTGCGCCAATATCTCCTACCCTCGCCCCCGGTTTAATTTCGGCAATTCCTTGCATCATCGCCGCTTGCGTCACCTCCACCAGCTTGCGGGCGGTTAGGGAGGGGTTCCCTACAAAGAAGGTTCTAGAGGTGTCGCCATGAAAGCCATCTAAAATCGGGGTGACATCGATATTGATAATATCCCCATCCTTGAGAATCTGTTTGGGGTTCGGGATACCGTGACACACCACTTCATTAATGCTGGTACAAATTGCGCCGCTAAAGGGGGGATAACCGGGCGGTGCATAGCCTAGGGTGGCGCTAATAGCCCCGTGGGCTTGCATCCAACGCAGGGCTTCATCATTGAGGGCTTGGGTACTGACTCCAGGCTGTACCAGCGGTTCGAGGTGTTGCAAGAGATGGGCTGCCAGTTTCCCCACGCGGCGCATCTTCTCTAACTCCCGCTGAGAGAACAGAACTAGTCTTTGAGTGGTTGGGGACTGCTGGCGATTCCCGGTTTTTAAAAGCAACTGTTGATGGGTCATTTCTCATCCCTGCTGTACTGTGCTAGCACAGCATAGCATAGCACAACCCAGTTTAGTCTGTGACTTGTATCCTAGGGATAAGGCAAAAGGAGGAATAACAATGGGTGGAAAAACAGATTTAGACCGGGTGGTGGCGTATGTGCCGACCGAATGGAAGCAAGAACTCGAAGAATGGGCCCAAACAGAAGAACGTTCTGTTTCTTGGATGGTGGCCAAATTAATTGACCGGGCTTTACAAGAACGCCGCCAACAGCAAAGCCCTTCTAAGGTTGTCAATATGCGTTAAACCTGGCTCATCGGTGAAGAAAGTATCAATTGAAACAATGGTTTGATTTCTGTCTTGGGCTAGATACAGGAGTCCTAGGGGATTCGCCAGAATTGCCTCTAGCGTAGGGATGAACCTAGAGCGGTCTGTCCTGTGAAATCAATGTTGAGTCTTCATCATGGCAATGAGCATACAACTCAAGCGAATTCCGTCGATTTTAGCTTTTTCACTAATCTTTAGTGCAGCTTGCACGATGCCTGGTGATGTCCAAGCCAGGGATCTCAGCCAGAATTTAACAGAAGTCGCGACTGAGGACACCCAATACAAAGATATTCGCATCCTTAAGGTTGCTGAGAATTTAGAGAATCCTTGGGCGGTTGCCTTTTTGCCCGATGGACGGTATTTGGTGACAGAGCGACGGGGACGACTGAATTTGATTGATAATGG
This Desertifilum tharense IPPAS B-1220 DNA region includes the following protein-coding sequences:
- a CDS encoding glycosyltransferase family 39 protein gives rise to the protein MKASFRHFVPDQVLSAFTELLSVQRLPWTIISLGILARSVQYFSNRSLWADEAVLALNIVNRSYGELFQPLDYEQGAPIGFLLIEKLATQLLGENEYALRLLPFVSSIVALVLVLRFAKQWLVPAAVPIAAALMAGLPHLIYFSTEVKQYSSDVAIALLALGLALRSHQRSCSLKNAFLYGILGAIFIWCAHPAIFVLGGVSLSCLYLNFRQRKPVISSQLFLIYSLWLLSFLAFYWFSLNDLSSQEVLIESWRNKRGFPEEYFDIGWVFETFLLFFHKPLGFEEPLVGFGLFTFILGCVAGFSRHKSILLILASPFLVTLLAASLEKYPFANRLILFLTPFAILIMAEGAGQLWQSLQRNARQKIGTVFLIALLGIPVGNIVYYSLIPTHREEIRPVLQYITKYHQPSDVLYVYQRGIYQFLFYAHRFGFEPGEYILGVEDLDHYQGENVALKTWERYKADLDNLQGNERVWVLFSHVGADSRERKTITSYLDIIGTQLDAYKQEGAAVFLYNLSQKSSAPVLP
- a CDS encoding Uma2 family endonuclease, giving the protein MVKFDPRLTLPSTQDLPCSDDTPVDNEDQNFIPNLLLFLLESIWATRNDWFFGVDMGVYHTTGVSHLVPVIPDGFLSLGVQRRKGNKSRLSYAVWEENIVPQFVLEVVSKTPGDEYDQKLQIYAQLGVLYYVIYNPYYWQRDRHQPFEVYQLSNGEYQQRIGEPFWMPEVGLGIGRGEYISGTVQREVLYWYDQAGQRYLRAEEIAQMERQQRQVVEQQMEVERQQRQVVEQQMEVERQQRERLAAKLRELGIDPESL
- the map gene encoding type I methionyl aminopeptidase, with the protein product MTHQQLLLKTGNRQQSPTTQRLVLFSQRELEKMRRVGKLAAHLLQHLEPLVQPGVSTQALNDEALRWMQAHGAISATLGYAPPGYPPFSGAICTSINEVVCHGIPNPKQILKDGDIINIDVTPILDGFHGDTSRTFFVGNPSLTARKLVEVTQAAMMQGIAEIKPGARVGDIGAAIQEYAEAQGFSVVRDMVGHGVGRQFHTEPQIPHYGKRGTGLKLRPGMVFTVEPMINQGRYDLKFLRDGWTVVTQDGKLSAQFEHTVAVTESGVEILTLP
- a CDS encoding CopG family transcriptional regulator; protein product: MGGKTDLDRVVAYVPTEWKQELEEWAQTEERSVSWMVAKLIDRALQERRQQQSPSKVVNMR